The following are from one region of the Ornithorhynchus anatinus isolate Pmale09 chromosome 20, mOrnAna1.pri.v4, whole genome shotgun sequence genome:
- the PIWIL4 gene encoding LOW QUALITY PROTEIN: piwi-like protein 4 (The sequence of the model RefSeq protein was modified relative to this genomic sequence to represent the inferred CDS: deleted 2 bases in 1 codon) codes for RSLIGLGILGQYNNKIYHIDEIDWSVKPNDKFLKHDDTEINYGDYYKQNYDIFLTDLNQPMLVSYLKRRQDSLELRTVHLVPEFCFLTRIRPEKYVTRQRAIVGSGNDLKSLLVVGIDACKDSLNKRSSVIGLVASTNSRITRWFSRCILQNTGTDFADGLKICMKGALNKWMMFNHELPSCKIVYRDGVGDGQLKRVVDSEVPQLLNTMREFSSSRSPKVSVVVVRKKSIAKFFTEPQKALENPPVGFMVDSEVTCPEWQMQYDFYLIGHSVHQGIVSPTYFNDNRLKPDHMQRLTYKMCQLMITFQGVIRMPVPGQYAHKLTFLESQSIHKEPRLELSDSLFYLRWK; via the exons CGCTCCCTGATTGGACTTGGAATATTAGGACA GTATAATAACAAAATCTATCATATAGACGAAATTGATTGGTCAGTGAAACCTAATGACAAGTTTCTGAAACATGATGACACTGAGATCAACTATGGTGATTATTATAAACAG AACTATGATATCTTTTTGACTGATTTAAATCAGCCTATGCTAGTATCCTACTTAAAAAGAAGACAGGACAGTCTGGAACTTCGCACTGTCCACCTGGTCCCTGAGTTCTGTTTTCtgacaa GGATCAGACCTGAGAAATATGTTACACGTCAAAGAGCTATAGTTGGCTCAGGAAATGAT TTAAAATCACTCTTGGTGGTTGGGATTGATGCCTGTAAAGATTCACTGAACAAGAGAAGCTCAGTAATTGGACTTGTGGCCAGTACCAATTCCAGAAttaccag GTGGTTTTCTCGCTGTATCCTTCAGAACACAGGGACTGATTTTGCAGATGGTTTGAAAATTTGCATGAAAG GAGCTCTCAACAAATGGATGATGTTTAATCATGAGTTGCCTTCATGCAAAATAGTATATCGAGATGGCGTTGGGGACGGTCAACTGAAAAGAGTGGTTGATTCTGAAGTTCCACAGCTGCTTAACACTATGAGAGAATTCAGTAGCTCTCGCAG TCCCAAAGTGTCAGTGGTTGTGGTCAGAAAGAAGAGTATTGCCAAATTCTTCACAGAA CCACAGAAGGCTTTGGAGAATCCACCTGTGGGCTTTATGGTGGACTCAGAGGTCACTTGCCCTGAATGGCAAATGCA ATATGATTTTTATTTGATCGGTCATTCAGTCCATCAAGGCATTGTCAGTCCCACATATTTTAATGACAATAGACTGAAGCCAGACCATATGCAAAGACTTACCTATAAGATGTGCCAACT AATGATTACTTTTCAGGGCGTAATTAGAATGCCTGTTCCCGGTCAATATGCCCACAAACTGACCTTTTTGGAATCACAGAGCATTCATAAAGAACCAAGGTTGGAACTGTCTGATTCTCTCTTTTACCTGAGATggaaatga
- the FUT4 gene encoding alpha-(1,3)-fucosyltransferase 4, producing MLILQISDIKADWKDPASFEGEELNSAPSCRKLLELVKPSDTLPSLASPKMEKTSSDKQLPPSLDQHNCTLDCSASACNACNDCSGRGREGRPAIAAAAGVASAGRGCSDLRGCSGRRVCQVCSDCIGCSDLRGRSGCRVCQVCSERIGCIGCRVCSDRRGCIGCSRPPAGMERSVLAASGWLGAAPSAPSGVPGPVTVLLWREPFGGAARPSPDCLLRYNLSGCLLLADRRAYGRAHAVLFHHRDLVVGPQDWPPAWTGPPGLAGGRPGDRPGDRAGPRPPGQRWVWMNFESPSHSPGLRGLDGHLFDWTLTYRADSDIFVPYGYLYPRAGPGDRPVGAAPPLAGKKGLVAWVVSHWDEGQARVRYYRQLSRHVPVDVFGAAGRPLPASGLLATVARYKFYLAFENSRHADYITEKLWRNALLAGAVPVTLGPGRANYERFVPRGAFIHVDDFPGPAALAAYLRFLDRHRALYGRYFAWRRRYAVHLTSFWDEPWCRVCQALQAEARARRPRAARNLAAWFEG from the exons ATGTTAATCCTGCAGATCAGTGATATTAAGGCAGATTGGAAAG ATCCAGccagctttgaaggagaggaattgaATTCGGCTCCTTCCTGCCGAAAGCTCCTTGAACTCGTCAAACCTTCTGACACTCTGCCAAGTTTAGCCAGCCCGAAGATGGAAAAGACTTCGTCGGACaaacagctccctccctccctggatcAACACAACTGCACACTAGATTGTT CGGCCAGCGCTTGCAACGCTTGCAACGACTGcagcggccgggggagggagggcaggccagCGATTGCAGCGGCTGCAGGGGTTGCATCGGCTGGCAGGGGTTGCAGCGACCTCAGGGGTTGCAGCGGCCGCAGAGTCTGCCAGGTCTGCAGCGACTGCATCGGCTGCAGCGACCTCAGGGGTCGCAGCGGCTGCAGAGTCTGCCAGGTTTGCAGCGAGCGCATCGGTTGCATCGGCTGCAGGGTCTGCAGCGATCGCAGGGGTTGCATCGGCTGCAGCCGGCCCCCggcggggatggagaggag CGTACTGGCCGCCTCCGGCTGGCTTGGggcggccccctcggccccctcgggggtcccggggccggtgACGGTGCTGCTGTGGCGGGAGCCGTtcggcggcgcggcccggccgaGCCCGGACTGCCTCCTCCGCTACAACCTCAGCGGCTGCCTCCTCCTGGCAGACCGCCGGGCTTACGGCCGGGCCCACGCCGTCCTCTTCCACCACCGCGACCTGGTGGTCGGGCCCCAGGACTGGCCCCCGGCCTGGACCGGCCCCCCGGGCCTCGCAGGTGGCCGGCCAGGTGACCGGCCAGGTGACCGGGCCGGGCCACGACCCCCAGGCCAACGTTGGGTCTGGATGAACTTCGAGTCGCCCTCCCACTCGCCAGGGCTGAGGGGCCTGGACGGCCACCTCTTCGACTGGACCCTGACCTACCGGGCCGACTCCGACATCTTCGTCCCCTACGGCTACCTCTAccccagggccgggccgggggaccggCCGGTGGGAGCGGCCCCGCCGTTGGCCGGCAAGAAGGGGCTGGTGGCCTGGGTGGTCAGCCACTGGGACGAGGGCCAGGCCCGGGTCCGCTACTACCGCCAGCTCAGCCGCCACGTGCCCGTCGACGTCTtcggggcggccgggcggccgctgCCGGCCTCGGGCCTGCTGGCCACGGTGGCCAGGTACAAGTTCTACCTGGCCTTCGAGAACTCGCGCCACGCCGACTACATCACCGAGAAGCTGTGGCGCAACGCCCTGCTGGCCGGGGCCGTGCCCGTGAccctcgggcccggccgggccaaCTACGAGCGCttcgtcccccgcggggccttCATCCACGTGGACGacttcccgggcccggccgccctgGCCGCCTACCTGCGCTTCCTCGACCGGCACCGGGCCCTCTACGGCCGCTACTTCGCCTGGCGCCGGCGTTACGCCGTCCACCTCACCTCCTTCTGGGACGAGCCCTGGTGCCgggtgtgccaggccctgcaggccgaggcccgggcccgccggccccgggccgcccggaACCTGGCCGCCTGGTTCGAGGGCTGA